The following are encoded together in the Bradyrhizobium algeriense genome:
- a CDS encoding amidohydrolase/deacetylase family metallohydrolase, which yields MAISATFDQLLRGGRVICPASGIDGIRDVAIRNGKIAAVQQDILPTSAKEVIDVTGKLVLPGLIDTHAHVYQYVTGRFGMNADMVGVQSGVTTLVDQGGPSCMTLPGFRHFVAEHAKSRVYAFLSAYLVGGLEGHYYPQLYSPEGVDIDASVKAATANLDIVRGIKAHAEIGGFARWGIRVIEMAAEIGRRADLPVYVHFGQLWGLPESGTNGEDVDTILERVIPLLREGDVLAHPFTRHPGGFVNREGEVHPVIQAALDRGLKVDVGHGSHFSYRLAKKALAAGIVPTTLGADIHGYNTHVPAPAGTPEQHEDDENHPFAGQAKFSLVQAMSSMMALGLTLEQVVPMVTSNPARMLGRADEIGALRIGGEADVSVIGERTGRFVLRDNENNEVVAERLLQPAFCLRAGARYDAVAPILPQAVAA from the coding sequence ATGGCTATCAGCGCCACCTTCGACCAGCTTCTGCGCGGCGGCCGTGTGATCTGTCCGGCCTCCGGCATCGATGGGATCAGGGACGTCGCCATTCGCAACGGCAAGATCGCCGCCGTGCAACAGGACATCCTGCCGACCAGCGCCAAAGAGGTCATCGACGTGACCGGCAAGCTGGTATTGCCCGGGCTCATCGATACGCACGCGCATGTCTATCAATATGTCACCGGCCGCTTCGGCATGAATGCCGACATGGTGGGCGTTCAGTCCGGCGTGACGACGTTGGTCGATCAGGGCGGTCCGTCGTGCATGACGCTGCCCGGTTTCCGGCACTTCGTGGCTGAGCACGCGAAGTCGCGCGTTTATGCCTTCCTGTCGGCTTACCTGGTGGGCGGGCTAGAGGGCCATTACTATCCGCAACTCTATAGTCCCGAAGGTGTCGATATCGATGCCTCGGTGAAGGCAGCGACGGCCAATCTCGACATTGTTCGCGGCATCAAGGCCCATGCGGAGATCGGCGGCTTCGCGCGTTGGGGCATTCGCGTCATCGAAATGGCGGCCGAGATCGGACGCCGCGCCGATCTGCCGGTCTATGTGCATTTCGGTCAACTTTGGGGCCTGCCCGAAAGCGGCACCAATGGCGAAGATGTCGACACTATCCTGGAGCGCGTGATCCCCTTGCTGCGGGAGGGTGACGTGCTGGCGCATCCGTTCACGCGCCATCCCGGCGGCTTCGTCAACCGCGAGGGTGAAGTGCATCCCGTGATTCAGGCGGCGCTCGATCGCGGCCTGAAGGTCGACGTCGGTCACGGCAGCCATTTCTCCTATCGTCTCGCGAAGAAGGCGCTCGCCGCCGGCATCGTTCCCACCACGCTCGGCGCGGACATTCACGGTTACAACACCCACGTGCCTGCGCCTGCCGGCACGCCGGAGCAGCACGAGGACGACGAGAACCATCCCTTCGCCGGCCAGGCCAAGTTCAGCCTCGTTCAGGCCATGAGCTCGATGATGGCGCTCGGCCTCACGCTCGAACAGGTCGTGCCGATGGTCACCTCCAATCCAGCCAGGATGCTCGGCCGTGCTGACGAAATCGGCGCCCTCAGGATTGGCGGGGAGGCTGACGTCTCGGTGATCGGAGAGCGAACCGGACGATTTGTCCTTCGCGACAACGAGAACAATGAAGTCGTCGCCGAGCGCCTGCTGCAGCCGGCGTTCTGTCTGCGCGCCGGAGCGCGATACGACGCGGTGGCGCCGATTCTGCCGCAGGCCGTCGCGGCGTAG
- a CDS encoding MarR family winged helix-turn-helix transcriptional regulator, whose translation MRKAKKRRGETKHRPWPLSQRPGFLIRRLHQIHVALFHEACGEFEITPLQYSLLSALAVRKTADQTTLAADIALDRTTTTGALKRLAARNFVERAVDDEDRRARLCKLTPAGAALLAKIEASARSAHRATLDSLSEREQAAFVDMMQRIVAAHSNRDSATALFD comes from the coding sequence TTGCGGAAGGCAAAAAAGCGTCGCGGCGAGACCAAGCACCGCCCCTGGCCGCTGTCACAACGGCCGGGATTTCTGATCCGGCGGCTGCATCAGATCCATGTCGCGCTGTTCCACGAAGCATGCGGCGAATTCGAGATCACGCCACTGCAATACAGCCTGCTTTCGGCGCTCGCAGTGCGAAAAACCGCCGATCAGACCACATTGGCGGCCGATATCGCACTGGACAGGACGACGACGACCGGAGCGCTCAAGCGACTGGCCGCCCGCAATTTCGTCGAGAGAGCCGTAGATGACGAGGACCGCCGCGCGCGGCTCTGTAAATTGACGCCGGCGGGAGCGGCGCTTCTGGCGAAAATCGAGGCCTCGGCGCGGTCCGCGCACCGCGCCACGCTCGATAGTTTAAGTGAAAGGGAGCAAGCCGCATTCGTCGACATGATGCAGCGCATCGTCGCGGCGCACTCCAATCGCGACAGCGCTACTGCCCTATTCGATTGA
- the nikE gene encoding ABC transporter ATP-binding protein yields MTPSLLALSDLHVTFSTRRGLVEAVRGVTLSLGEGEMLGLVGESGSGKSVTGFAITRLLDAAGRIAAGHIRFRGQDITRISGSDFRHLHGAAMAMIFQNPRGALNPIRAVGDQIADAITAHKRMPRDEARTQALELLRAVQIRDPEKRMAAYPHELSGGMCQRVMIAMAISCNPALLIADEPTTGLDVTTQKVVMDLLTGIAAERGMATILITHDLGLAARYCRRVVVMEQGRLVEEAEPKTLFHAPQHPYTKRLVAASPTASSRIADLVPEEERGRHVAMPVAPRPQPAPGTPPLLEVQKLAKRFDQGAAAVADFSMTISAGESVGLVGESGSGKSTTSRIICRLIDPSEGEIAFEGQSIGHIPARDFHRSPFRKDIQIVFQDPNDSLNPRFTAFDCIAHPLLRLGGMRAGDALRQRVEECAQRVGLGIELLTRFPHQLSGGQKARVGIARAIACRPRLLVLDEPTAALDVSVQAVVLQLLDRLRREDDLAFLFVSHDLNVVRMMCDRTIVLQNGRIVEQGESRAMFDNPKTAYTRELVEAVPNIEPKLAAFAT; encoded by the coding sequence ATGACCCCATCACTGCTGGCATTGAGCGACCTGCACGTCACCTTCTCGACACGGCGTGGCCTTGTCGAGGCGGTACGTGGCGTCACGCTGTCGCTTGGCGAGGGCGAGATGCTCGGCCTCGTCGGCGAGAGCGGCTCGGGCAAATCCGTCACCGGTTTTGCGATCACGCGGCTGCTCGATGCGGCCGGCCGGATCGCGGCAGGCCATATCCGGTTTCGCGGGCAGGACATCACGCGGATATCGGGGAGTGATTTTCGCCATCTGCATGGCGCGGCGATGGCGATGATCTTCCAGAACCCGCGTGGGGCGCTTAATCCGATCCGTGCCGTCGGGGACCAGATAGCCGATGCGATTACGGCCCATAAGCGAATGCCCCGGGATGAAGCGCGCACTCAGGCGCTGGAGCTGCTGCGTGCGGTACAAATTCGCGATCCCGAAAAGCGGATGGCCGCTTACCCGCACGAACTCTCCGGCGGCATGTGCCAGCGCGTGATGATCGCCATGGCGATTTCCTGTAACCCGGCGCTCTTGATCGCCGACGAGCCGACGACCGGCCTCGACGTCACGACACAAAAAGTCGTGATGGACCTTCTGACCGGGATTGCGGCCGAGCGCGGCATGGCGACCATCCTGATCACCCATGACCTCGGTCTCGCCGCCCGCTACTGTCGCCGCGTCGTGGTGATGGAGCAGGGCCGGCTGGTCGAGGAGGCCGAGCCGAAAACTCTCTTTCACGCGCCACAGCACCCTTACACCAAACGTCTGGTGGCGGCTTCGCCCACGGCGAGTTCGCGGATCGCGGACCTGGTGCCGGAAGAGGAGAGGGGGCGGCACGTGGCGATGCCCGTCGCACCCAGGCCGCAACCCGCGCCGGGTACGCCGCCGCTGCTGGAAGTGCAGAAACTCGCAAAACGGTTCGATCAGGGCGCCGCGGCGGTGGCAGACTTTTCCATGACGATCAGCGCCGGCGAGAGCGTCGGTCTGGTCGGCGAATCCGGTTCCGGCAAGAGCACGACGTCGCGCATTATCTGCCGGCTGATCGATCCGAGCGAGGGGGAGATCGCGTTCGAGGGACAGTCGATCGGCCATATCCCGGCACGCGATTTTCACCGGTCACCGTTCCGCAAGGATATCCAGATCGTCTTTCAGGATCCGAACGACAGCCTCAATCCGCGGTTCACTGCCTTTGACTGCATCGCCCATCCGCTGCTGCGGCTCGGCGGCATGCGCGCAGGCGACGCCTTGCGGCAGCGGGTGGAGGAGTGCGCGCAGCGCGTGGGACTGGGAATCGAATTGCTGACGCGCTTCCCGCATCAACTCTCGGGCGGCCAGAAGGCCCGCGTCGGCATCGCCCGCGCCATTGCCTGCCGTCCGCGCCTCTTGGTACTGGACGAGCCGACAGCGGCGTTGGATGTCTCGGTGCAGGCGGTGGTGCTGCAACTGCTCGACCGGTTGCGGCGTGAGGATGACCTGGCCTTCCTCTTTGTCAGCCACGATCTCAACGTCGTTCGCATGATGTGCGATCGCACTATCGTTCTGCAAAACGGCCGCATCGTCGAACAAGGCGAAAGCCGGGCGATGTTCGACAATCCGAAAACCGCCTACACACGCGAGCTGGTCGAAGCCGTGCCGAATATCGAGCCAAAATTAGCTGCGTTCGCAACCTGA
- a CDS encoding ABC transporter permease, giving the protein MTSATLRHAGWILRDNPLTAVAATGVFLLALIAIFGPWIVPYDPIVSNVSQALMPPSAAHIAGTDQLGRDVFSRLIVAARLDLAIALSAVGISFAIGAVIGAICGYTGGRLDRGVGRFVDVVMAFPLFVLAMAMVAALGNRVENIVIATAIINLPFYIRFARAEVNVRRNVGWVEAARACGDSHLSVVLRFLLPNVLPAMAVQISLNLGWAILNAAGLSFIGLGVKPPTPEWGIMVAEGARFISTGKWWLVAFPGLALMLTVLCFNLLGDGVRDILDPRMRT; this is encoded by the coding sequence ATGACCAGTGCGACGCTTCGCCATGCCGGCTGGATTCTGCGCGACAACCCGCTTACCGCTGTTGCCGCTACCGGCGTCTTCCTGCTTGCCCTCATCGCCATTTTCGGGCCGTGGATCGTGCCGTACGATCCGATCGTCTCGAACGTGTCGCAGGCCCTGATGCCGCCGAGCGCGGCGCACATCGCCGGCACCGATCAACTCGGCCGCGACGTGTTCAGCCGCCTTATCGTCGCGGCACGGCTCGATCTCGCCATTGCCCTCTCGGCGGTCGGAATCTCCTTTGCCATCGGCGCCGTCATCGGCGCGATCTGCGGCTATACCGGTGGCCGTCTCGATCGCGGCGTCGGTCGCTTCGTCGACGTCGTGATGGCCTTTCCGCTGTTCGTGCTGGCCATGGCGATGGTCGCCGCACTCGGTAATCGGGTCGAGAATATCGTCATCGCGACCGCCATTATCAATCTGCCGTTCTACATCCGCTTTGCGCGGGCGGAGGTGAATGTCCGTCGCAATGTCGGCTGGGTCGAAGCGGCGCGCGCCTGCGGCGACAGCCACCTTTCGGTCGTGCTGCGCTTCCTGCTGCCGAACGTGCTGCCGGCCATGGCGGTACAAATCTCGCTTAACCTGGGCTGGGCGATTCTCAATGCGGCCGGACTTTCCTTTATCGGCCTCGGCGTCAAACCGCCGACGCCGGAATGGGGCATCATGGTTGCGGAAGGCGCGCGCTTCATTTCCACCGGCAAATGGTGGCTGGTCGCCTTTCCAGGCCTGGCGCTGATGCTGACGGTGCTGTGTTTCAATCTCCTCGGCGACGGGGTGCGCGATATTCTCGACCCCCGCATGCGAACATGA
- a CDS encoding ABC transporter permease, giving the protein MAAFGATVIRAGRRFLSSLPALFGVLVFTFLLMRVLPGDPAVFFASGPNAGNEEIEVIRKQMGLNKPVPEQLMLYLYDVGSGNLGRSMMTGQLVTKDLRERLPASLELTFTALLIALLSAVPLGVLAALRPGSIIDHGVRFFCALGVCVPTFVSGLLLIYVFYYLLGLAPDPTGRVDIFASLPPRRTGFLLIDFLLAGDFDGWWAAFRQLILPALSMALFVVAPLARITRASMLVSLGSDFVRTARSVGLPWWRVVVTYALRNAILPVITIAGIVFSTMLGANVLVEKVFSWPGVASYALDALLSSDYAPVQGFVLLMATVFVIVNLLVDILYGIADPRVTIG; this is encoded by the coding sequence ATGGCGGCGTTTGGAGCAACGGTGATACGGGCGGGCAGGCGCTTCCTGTCCTCGCTGCCGGCGCTCTTTGGCGTGCTCGTCTTCACCTTCCTCTTGATGCGGGTGCTGCCGGGCGATCCGGCGGTGTTCTTTGCTTCCGGGCCGAATGCCGGCAATGAGGAGATCGAGGTCATCCGCAAGCAGATGGGGCTCAACAAGCCGGTGCCGGAACAACTGATGCTGTATCTCTATGATGTTGGCAGCGGCAATCTCGGCAGATCGATGATGACCGGGCAATTGGTCACCAAAGATCTCCGCGAGCGGCTGCCGGCCTCGCTGGAACTCACCTTCACGGCGTTGCTGATCGCGCTGCTGTCGGCGGTGCCGCTCGGTGTGCTGGCCGCCCTGAGACCAGGCTCCATCATCGACCACGGCGTGCGGTTTTTCTGCGCGCTCGGCGTCTGCGTGCCGACGTTCGTTTCGGGCCTGTTGCTGATCTATGTCTTCTATTACTTGCTCGGGCTCGCGCCTGACCCGACCGGCCGGGTCGATATCTTTGCGTCACTGCCGCCAAGGCGGACCGGTTTCCTGCTGATCGACTTCCTGCTCGCAGGCGATTTCGATGGATGGTGGGCCGCCTTCAGGCAACTGATCCTGCCGGCGCTGAGCATGGCGCTGTTTGTGGTGGCGCCACTGGCGCGCATCACGCGGGCCTCGATGCTGGTCTCGCTGGGCAGCGATTTCGTGCGCACCGCGCGTTCGGTGGGTCTTCCGTGGTGGCGGGTCGTCGTTACCTATGCGTTGCGCAACGCCATCCTGCCGGTCATCACTATCGCAGGCATCGTGTTCTCGACCATGCTCGGCGCCAATGTCCTGGTGGAGAAGGTGTTCTCCTGGCCGGGCGTCGCTTCCTACGCGCTCGACGCGCTGCTTTCTTCCGATTATGCGCCGGTACAGGGGTTTGTGCTGCTGATGGCGACCGTATTCGTGATCGTCAATCTGCTGGTGGATATTCTTTATGGCATCGCCGATCCGCGGGTGACAATCGGATGA
- a CDS encoding ABC transporter substrate-binding protein, whose amino-acid sequence MSVTGSRRLLTVVASIAFSLAAGSVQAQTRSETLRYVTGASVNTLDPNIPGSTREAFAVSLSTYDRLVSFGRKQLNGKWVFDLGKITGELAESYEVSPDGLKMTFRLRKDAKFQDGTPVTAEDVKWSLDRVVTAPVLGKAQLLTGSMTSADQFKVIDPLTIEVTLPKPDKLALPNLATVYPIIINSKVAKAHATADDPWALAWLKENTAGSGAYKIETFKPGEQVIMARNAEWNRGTPDKSAFFKRVIVQSVPEPATRANLVERGDADIVVDLQASDVQSLEAKGKLKVISTPQYNSVTFVSMNNQIPPFDNVNVRRAIAFALPYDDMFKAALFGRGSPLFGATWADGKPTSGAYPIPQPVKLDLEKAKEYLKAAGMPDGFSTTFSFNVGQASTAEPMAALVKESLAKIGIKIDIQKLPDAQMSTQINEKKLPFFTEGIVAWLPSTDYFYRNFYTGNQRWNYSSINNPELAEIAQKARFEPDAAKYEEDGVKLNAIHFSEIPQIPLWQPSQDAVMASSVEGYTYQFHRQVDYRDLNRK is encoded by the coding sequence ATGAGCGTTACAGGATCCAGGCGTCTGCTTACGGTGGTTGCCTCCATCGCGTTCTCACTGGCGGCTGGATCGGTGCAGGCGCAAACACGTTCTGAAACGTTGCGCTACGTGACCGGAGCATCCGTCAATACGCTCGACCCGAATATTCCGGGGTCGACCCGCGAAGCTTTTGCGGTGAGCCTGAGCACCTACGACCGGCTGGTTTCCTTCGGCCGCAAACAACTCAACGGCAAATGGGTGTTTGATCTCGGCAAGATCACAGGCGAGCTTGCCGAATCCTACGAAGTCAGCCCGGATGGGTTGAAGATGACATTTCGCCTGCGCAAGGACGCCAAGTTCCAGGACGGCACGCCGGTGACGGCGGAAGACGTCAAATGGTCGCTTGACCGGGTCGTCACGGCGCCGGTCCTCGGCAAGGCGCAATTGCTCACGGGATCGATGACATCGGCCGACCAGTTCAAGGTGATCGATCCCCTGACCATCGAGGTGACGCTGCCGAAGCCGGACAAGCTTGCGCTTCCCAATCTCGCCACCGTCTATCCGATCATCATCAACTCCAAGGTTGCGAAGGCGCATGCGACGGCAGACGATCCCTGGGCACTGGCATGGTTGAAGGAGAACACGGCCGGTAGCGGCGCCTACAAGATCGAGACCTTCAAGCCGGGTGAACAGGTGATCATGGCGCGCAACGCGGAATGGAATCGCGGTACACCCGATAAGTCGGCGTTCTTCAAGCGCGTCATCGTGCAGTCGGTGCCGGAGCCGGCGACACGCGCCAATCTGGTCGAACGCGGTGACGCCGATATCGTCGTCGACCTGCAGGCAAGTGACGTCCAGTCGCTCGAGGCAAAGGGCAAGCTGAAGGTGATCTCGACGCCACAGTACAATTCCGTCACCTTCGTTTCGATGAACAACCAGATCCCGCCCTTCGACAACGTCAATGTGCGTCGCGCCATCGCCTTTGCGTTGCCCTACGACGACATGTTCAAGGCGGCGCTGTTCGGCCGCGGCTCGCCGCTGTTCGGCGCGACCTGGGCGGACGGCAAGCCTACGAGCGGCGCCTATCCGATCCCACAGCCGGTGAAGCTCGACCTCGAGAAGGCCAAGGAATATCTGAAGGCGGCAGGCATGCCTGACGGCTTCTCGACCACGTTCAGCTTCAATGTCGGCCAGGCCTCGACCGCCGAGCCGATGGCTGCCCTGGTGAAGGAATCGCTCGCCAAGATCGGCATCAAGATTGATATCCAGAAGCTGCCGGACGCGCAGATGTCGACGCAGATCAATGAGAAGAAGCTTCCCTTCTTCACCGAGGGAATCGTCGCCTGGCTGCCGTCGACCGACTATTTCTACCGCAACTTCTACACCGGTAATCAGCGCTGGAATTACTCATCAATCAACAATCCGGAACTGGCGGAGATCGCGCAGAAGGCCCGCTTCGAACCCGATGCCGCCAAGTACGAGGAAGACGGCGTCAAGCTGAACGCCATCCATTTCAGCGAGATACCGCAGATACCACTCTGGCAGCCCAGCCAAGACGCCGTGATGGCGTCCTCGGTCGAAGGCTACACTTACCAGTTCCACCGCCAGGTCGATTACCGCGATCTCAATCGCAAGTAA